The Pseudomonas triclosanedens genome has a window encoding:
- a CDS encoding MltF family protein: MTRLLLLTLCLVALMPLPASARLTTQPENWEQDSGSTHDLAAIRSGGVLRVLVNQSRNSSGEIKGEPIGVEYRRLRAFEQYLNDTAPGRKPLSIKFIPKAKDQLLGALQRGEGDLVAPGEVLLAREGQNLSASLPWKEDVPLVLVTRQGNRRFVRLEQLAGRTITLPAGSAAGEAVRRVNERLAQRRMAPLVLEWTDSSLAVEDVLEMVQAGIYSYTVVEQPIAERWAKVFTKLRIDRHLVLDNSESMTWYVRRDAPMLRASVNRFLKEYRAPADQDSAFQRLYRRAYQVRNPLVAPDRKRLEAVRPTLQRFAAQSSLDWLALAAVAFKESNLNAGARGSGGATGLMQITPAAARAVGVDTVHQKESNVQAASRYMAMLRKRFFSSPRISERDRMAFVLAAYNAGPERVQSLRAEARRQGLNPNQWFFQVERVAAEQLGMGVVNYVSSVNKYYLAYQRERDGLEPRESVAAIKK, translated from the coding sequence ATGACGCGACTGTTGCTGCTTACGCTGTGCCTGGTGGCCTTGATGCCGCTGCCGGCGTCCGCACGCCTGACGACCCAGCCGGAAAACTGGGAGCAGGACAGCGGTAGTACCCATGACCTGGCCGCCATTCGCTCCGGTGGCGTTCTCCGCGTTCTGGTCAACCAGAGCCGCAATAGCTCGGGCGAGATCAAGGGCGAGCCGATCGGCGTCGAATACCGTCGCCTGCGGGCCTTCGAGCAATACCTGAACGATACCGCGCCCGGCCGCAAACCCCTTTCTATCAAGTTCATTCCCAAGGCCAAGGATCAACTGCTCGGCGCCCTGCAGCGCGGCGAGGGTGATCTGGTAGCGCCCGGCGAGGTGCTGCTGGCACGCGAAGGCCAGAACCTCAGCGCCAGTCTGCCGTGGAAGGAAGACGTGCCCCTGGTGCTGGTCACCAGGCAAGGCAACCGCCGCTTCGTTCGGCTGGAGCAGCTTGCCGGTCGCACCATCACGCTGCCCGCCGGCAGTGCTGCCGGTGAGGCGGTGCGGCGGGTCAACGAGCGTCTGGCTCAACGCCGAATGGCGCCGCTGGTGCTGGAGTGGACCGATTCTTCGCTGGCCGTGGAGGACGTACTGGAGATGGTCCAGGCCGGCATCTACAGCTATACGGTCGTGGAGCAGCCGATCGCCGAACGCTGGGCCAAGGTCTTCACCAAGCTACGCATCGACCGGCACCTGGTGCTCGACAACAGCGAAAGCATGACCTGGTACGTGCGCCGCGATGCGCCGATGCTGCGTGCCAGCGTCAATCGCTTCCTCAAGGAGTACCGCGCGCCGGCCGATCAGGACAGCGCGTTCCAGCGTCTCTACCGGCGCGCCTACCAGGTGCGCAATCCGCTGGTGGCGCCTGACCGCAAGCGACTGGAGGCGGTGCGCCCGACGCTGCAGCGTTTCGCTGCGCAAAGCAGTCTCGACTGGCTGGCGCTGGCGGCGGTGGCTTTCAAGGAATCCAACCTCAATGCCGGCGCTCGTGGCTCCGGCGGCGCTACCGGGCTCATGCAGATCACGCCGGCGGCGGCACGCGCCGTGGGCGTGGACACGGTGCACCAGAAGGAAAGCAATGTGCAGGCTGCCAGCCGCTACATGGCGATGCTGCGCAAGCGCTTCTTCTCCAGCCCGCGGATCAGCGAGCGTGACCGCATGGCGTTCGTGCTGGCGGCCTACAACGCCGGCCCCGAGCGAGTCCAGAGCCTGCGCGCGGAGGCTCGGCGCCAGGGGTTGAACCCCAACCAGTGGTTCTTCCAGGTCGAGCGGGTGGCGGCCGAGCAGCTAGGCATGGGCGTGGTGAACTATGTCAGCAGCGTCAACAAGTACTATCTTGCCTATCAGCGTGAACGTGATGGCCTGGAGCCACGGGAGAGCGTGGCAGCGATCAAGAAGTGA
- a CDS encoding TatD family hydrolase, translating to MQLIDIGVNLTHPSFAPEREALLARAFDAGVTQLVLTGTSLEDSEQALELCRQLDQGQRLYCTAGLHPHEASQWKSDSARALRGLLKEERVRAVGECGLDFNRDFSPRPLQEKAFEEQLALAVELQRPVFIHERDAAERLLAIVKDFRDRLPAAVVHCFTGERRTLYNYLDLDLHIGITGWICDERRGTHLQELVKEIPEGRLMLESDAPYLLPRTLRPKPKHGRNEPAYLPEVLACVALHRGESEECVAAHTTDCARHFFGLPEM from the coding sequence ATGCAACTGATCGACATCGGCGTCAACCTCACTCACCCGAGCTTTGCTCCGGAACGTGAAGCCCTGCTCGCCCGGGCTTTCGATGCTGGCGTTACCCAACTGGTGCTGACCGGCACCAGCCTGGAAGACAGCGAGCAAGCCCTGGAACTGTGCCGGCAACTGGACCAGGGCCAGCGACTCTACTGCACCGCCGGCCTCCATCCCCATGAGGCGAGTCAATGGAAAAGCGATAGCGCGCGGGCGCTGCGCGGCCTGTTGAAGGAAGAGCGCGTGCGTGCAGTCGGCGAGTGCGGGCTGGACTTCAACCGCGACTTCTCGCCGCGCCCTTTGCAAGAGAAGGCGTTCGAGGAGCAACTGGCCCTGGCCGTGGAACTGCAGCGCCCGGTCTTCATCCATGAACGCGATGCGGCCGAGCGGCTGCTGGCCATCGTCAAGGACTTCCGCGACCGGCTGCCCGCCGCAGTGGTGCACTGCTTCACCGGCGAACGCCGAACGCTCTACAACTATCTCGACCTGGACCTGCACATCGGCATCACCGGCTGGATCTGCGACGAACGCCGCGGCACCCATCTGCAGGAGCTGGTGAAGGAGATTCCCGAGGGCCGGCTGATGCTGGAAAGCGACGCTCCCTACCTGCTGCCGCGGACCCTGCGGCCCAAGCCCAAGCATGGCCGCAACGAGCCGGCCTACCTGCCCGAGGTGCTGGCCTGCGTAGCGCTGCATCGAGGCGAAAGCGAGGAGTGTGTCGCGGCCCACACCACCGACTGCGCACGGCATTTCTTCGGCCTGCCGGAGATGTGA
- a CDS encoding methyl-accepting chemotaxis protein, translating into MAAWIRDISLKYKFWAVNAVAFVTTLLLVLFAMHQELDARNQQARQSAEAQAQLLKSWPAGTPLPGATHLVSFAAGSAPQIAGVDASVLSRASGWVELPETETHSGTLTGAYVQDMGNGQRIAILAYGTSFWNVFEDRALPYAGAVMILMLALLAASQLLIRFILTHLLTLRDVMLHVEKSGDLSARVPLDSRDEVGQMATAFNAMQAGYQRVVGTVAQAAGRLDEGARSLASTMGQVRQGMLGQQSETDQAATAINEMSTTVHHIAQHAADTRDQSQEADRLAGNGQQVVGRVGQSIAGLSQGVQQTAEMIQQLAQDSHKISSVVSVIHGIAEQTNLLALNAAIEAARAGEMGRGFAVVADEVRNLAKRVQDSTDEITQMINALQSGTRDAVEFMQESSIKADGCVEEAREAGEALAAIASAVALMRESNTQIAVAAEQQSQVAEEMTRSVVGIRDVTELTVQQTVESASTSHQLADLAGELSRAIGQLRL; encoded by the coding sequence ATGGCCGCCTGGATCCGCGATATTTCCCTCAAGTACAAATTCTGGGCCGTGAATGCGGTCGCCTTCGTTACCACCCTGCTGCTGGTGCTGTTCGCCATGCACCAGGAGCTGGACGCCCGCAACCAGCAAGCCCGCCAGAGCGCCGAAGCCCAGGCCCAGTTGCTCAAAAGCTGGCCGGCGGGCACTCCCTTGCCGGGCGCCACCCACCTCGTTAGCTTCGCTGCCGGCAGCGCTCCGCAGATCGCAGGCGTCGACGCCTCTGTCCTGTCCCGCGCCAGTGGCTGGGTCGAGCTGCCCGAAACAGAGACCCACTCAGGCACACTGACCGGCGCATACGTGCAGGACATGGGCAACGGCCAGCGCATCGCGATACTTGCCTACGGCACCAGCTTCTGGAATGTGTTCGAAGACCGCGCGCTGCCCTATGCCGGCGCCGTGATGATCCTGATGCTGGCCCTGCTCGCCGCCTCGCAATTGCTGATCCGCTTCATCCTCACTCACCTGCTCACCCTGCGCGACGTGATGCTGCACGTGGAGAAGAGCGGCGACCTGTCCGCCCGCGTACCACTGGACAGCCGTGACGAGGTGGGCCAGATGGCCACCGCCTTCAACGCCATGCAGGCCGGTTACCAGCGCGTGGTCGGCACCGTCGCCCAGGCCGCCGGGCGCCTCGATGAAGGTGCGCGCAGCCTCGCCAGCACGATGGGCCAGGTACGCCAGGGCATGCTCGGCCAGCAGAGCGAGACGGATCAGGCCGCTACCGCCATCAACGAGATGTCCACCACCGTCCACCATATCGCCCAGCACGCAGCCGATACCCGCGACCAGTCGCAGGAAGCCGACCGCCTGGCGGGCAATGGCCAGCAGGTCGTCGGCCGCGTCGGCCAGTCCATCGCGGGACTGTCCCAGGGTGTACAGCAGACCGCCGAAATGATCCAGCAACTGGCCCAGGACAGCCACAAGATCAGCAGCGTTGTCAGCGTCATCCACGGCATTGCCGAACAAACCAACCTGCTGGCCCTCAACGCCGCCATCGAAGCCGCCCGCGCCGGTGAAATGGGCCGTGGCTTCGCCGTGGTGGCCGACGAAGTACGCAACCTGGCCAAACGCGTGCAGGACTCCACCGACGAGATCACCCAGATGATCAATGCCCTGCAATCCGGCACCCGTGATGCCGTGGAGTTCATGCAGGAAAGCTCGATCAAGGCCGACGGCTGCGTCGAGGAGGCACGCGAAGCCGGCGAGGCGCTGGCCGCCATTGCCAGCGCAGTGGCGCTGATGCGCGAAAGCAACACGCAGATCGCCGTGGCCGCCGAACAGCAGAGCCAGGTCGCCGAAGAGATGACCCGCTCGGTGGTGGGCATTCGCGATGTCACCGAACTGACCGTCCAGCAAACCGTAGAATCGGCCAGCACCAGCCATCAGTTGGCCGACCTGGCCGGCGAACTGAGCCGGGCCATCGGCCAGTTGCGCCTGTAA
- a CDS encoding Mpo1-like protein, with the protein MARRRPNLLAWQWQGYAANHRNATNLALHIIAVPLFILAVPILVGGLFRLSLSGIVLGVIGIVASLAIQGRGHKLEDQAPEPFTDRKDAIGRLLAEQFITFPRFVLSGAWWRAWRNRRH; encoded by the coding sequence ATGGCCAGACGCCGACCCAACCTGCTCGCCTGGCAATGGCAGGGTTACGCAGCCAACCACCGCAACGCCACCAACCTCGCACTGCACATCATCGCCGTACCGCTGTTCATCCTCGCCGTGCCGATCCTCGTCGGCGGCCTGTTCCGCCTGAGCTTGAGCGGCATCGTCCTGGGCGTGATCGGCATCGTCGCCTCGCTTGCGATCCAGGGGCGCGGCCACAAGCTGGAGGATCAGGCACCGGAGCCGTTCACCGACCGCAAGGACGCTATCGGCAGGCTACTCGCCGAACAATTCATCACTTTCCCCCGCTTCGTCCTGAGCGGAGCCTGGTGGCGCGCCTGGCGAAATCGGCGGCATTGA
- a CDS encoding molybdopterin-dependent oxidoreductase: MSVLRHFFGFLACLIIGSQVSASQPAPRTTERKVLELVVAGYPEASRSLSLSALERFPHRTYSAVLDDESSVSHWQGVPLSLLFDEAQLSRAKRLRVEALNDFSALIPLNDLTTYEPILAYRRDDRYIGISERGPLFIIYPQVRHPELCTQLYFNRSVWQVSRITLE; the protein is encoded by the coding sequence ATGTCGGTTCTTCGTCATTTTTTTGGCTTTTTGGCCTGCCTGATAATTGGCAGCCAGGTGTCGGCAAGCCAACCCGCCCCGCGGACCACCGAGCGCAAGGTCCTGGAACTGGTGGTCGCCGGCTATCCCGAAGCGAGCCGAAGCCTGTCGCTGAGCGCTCTCGAGCGCTTTCCGCACCGGACCTATTCCGCCGTGCTGGACGATGAAAGCAGCGTCTCCCACTGGCAGGGGGTACCGCTGAGCCTGCTGTTCGACGAAGCGCAGCTCAGCCGTGCGAAACGCCTGCGCGTCGAAGCCCTGAACGACTTCTCGGCACTGATCCCGCTGAACGACCTCACTACCTACGAACCAATCCTCGCCTACCGCCGCGACGACCGCTACATCGGCATCAGTGAGCGCGGCCCGTTGTTCATCATCTACCCGCAGGTGCGACATCCCGAGTTGTGCACCCAGCTCTACTTCAACCGATCCGTCTGGCAGGTCAGCCGCATTACCCTGGAGTGA
- a CDS encoding GGDEF domain-containing protein: MAVPPHPRRRRLRRLTFLVLCCLIAGLTVCAGAALLMVNQHARQLARPNTHSELWQAYQLHAELERSLETAQAVLDERADSDALATRIEVLASLLPPLRTTSVFSHLAEPRPEIDETLNRLERISGDWLKRAPWGQPAAARNIAEEMLRQLPLLLKPTHEIIVATHIAQTNMLDDERQDLQHAFVLLAWVLAGLGICCVLLTLRVIANSRRKLLLTQRLNDLNQSLERRVEQRTQELTERKALLRYILDTSPSDVALLNDRDSHAHYVSPRLLQRTGADDESFNLTRLFNDPDEESRFLQALDEFGRLDGWETRLAGDPPYWAVVWARRLNVEGQPASLVWSFDINQRKAIEQELRLLATTDPLTGLQNRHAFVKRGVSLLKSAQRYHRQCSALMLDIDHFKRINDTHGHAFGDAVLKAVAAELSQGLREVDLLGRLGGEEFAAILPETDPQQALQVAERLRTAVQSLIFTGEDGSRLDLTLSIGVAERRPGEVRLEDLLARADRALYRAKAGGRNRTEQAPS, from the coding sequence ATCGCCGTGCCCCCCCATCCAAGACGACGGCGCCTGCGCCGACTGACCTTCCTCGTGCTCTGCTGCCTGATAGCAGGCCTCACGGTCTGCGCCGGCGCCGCCCTGCTGATGGTCAACCAGCACGCCCGCCAACTGGCGCGCCCCAATACCCACAGCGAGCTGTGGCAGGCGTACCAGTTGCATGCCGAGCTGGAGCGCTCCCTGGAAACCGCTCAGGCCGTGCTCGACGAGCGCGCCGACAGCGACGCCCTGGCCACCCGCATCGAAGTGCTGGCCAGCCTGCTGCCGCCGCTGCGCACCACCTCGGTATTCAGCCACCTCGCCGAACCACGCCCGGAGATCGACGAAACCCTGAATCGCCTCGAACGCATCAGTGGCGACTGGCTCAAGCGCGCCCCCTGGGGGCAGCCAGCCGCAGCGCGCAATATCGCGGAAGAAATGCTCCGCCAGTTGCCGCTGCTGCTCAAGCCGACCCACGAGATCATCGTCGCCACCCACATCGCCCAGACCAACATGCTCGACGACGAGCGCCAGGATCTCCAGCACGCCTTCGTCCTGCTCGCCTGGGTGCTCGCCGGGCTGGGCATCTGCTGCGTACTGCTGACCTTGCGGGTGATCGCCAATTCGCGGCGCAAGCTGCTGCTGACACAGCGCCTGAACGATCTCAACCAGTCCCTGGAGCGGCGCGTGGAACAGCGCACCCAGGAGCTGACGGAGCGCAAGGCGCTGCTGCGCTACATACTCGATACCAGCCCCAGCGACGTGGCGTTGCTCAATGACCGCGACAGCCACGCCCACTACGTCAGCCCGCGCCTGCTGCAGCGCACCGGGGCCGACGACGAAAGCTTCAACCTCACACGGCTGTTCAACGACCCCGACGAGGAAAGCCGCTTCCTCCAGGCACTGGATGAATTCGGCCGGCTGGATGGCTGGGAAACCCGGCTGGCCGGCGACCCACCGTACTGGGCGGTGGTCTGGGCGCGGCGCCTGAACGTCGAGGGCCAGCCCGCCTCGCTGGTCTGGAGCTTCGACATCAACCAGCGCAAGGCCATCGAGCAGGAACTGCGCCTGCTCGCCACCACCGACCCGCTGACCGGCCTGCAGAACCGCCACGCCTTCGTCAAGCGCGGCGTCAGCCTGCTCAAGAGCGCCCAGCGCTATCACCGCCAGTGCTCGGCGCTGATGTTGGACATCGATCATTTCAAGCGTATCAACGACACTCACGGCCATGCCTTCGGCGATGCCGTACTCAAGGCAGTGGCCGCAGAGCTGAGCCAGGGACTGCGCGAAGTCGACCTGCTCGGCCGGCTGGGCGGCGAGGAGTTCGCCGCGATCCTCCCGGAAACCGATCCGCAGCAGGCGCTGCAGGTCGCCGAACGGCTGCGCACCGCCGTGCAGTCACTGATTTTCACCGGTGAAGACGGCAGCCGCCTGGACCTGACGCTGAGCATCGGGGTGGCCGAGCGGCGGCCCGGCGAAGTGCGCCTGGAGGACCTGCTGGCCCGCGCCGATCGCGCGCTCTACCGAGCCAAGGCTGGCGGGCGCAATCGCACCGAACAGGCGCCCAGCTAG
- a CDS encoding acyl-CoA thioesterase, whose protein sequence is MTFTEMLQAVRASPRSVVIPTIWAQGRASFGGLVAAAAYEAMRAVTHDGRPVRSLAITFVGPVEVEVPVSFEAEALREGKSVSQVFCRVVQNGQVVALVQGSFGEARTSSVAVENLPAPSFKQPEHCQELPYIRKVMPAFTQHIAMRWALGHMPFSSSRELEMGGWMRLRSDDVRGERMDIAHLLALIDAWPPATLPHLKSPAPSSSLTWTVEFIQPQAQMPADGWCQYRALIEHARDGYGHIAAQCWAPDGNLLAISRQTVTIFG, encoded by the coding sequence ATGACTTTCACCGAAATGCTTCAGGCAGTGCGCGCCTCGCCGCGTTCCGTGGTCATTCCGACGATCTGGGCACAAGGACGGGCGAGCTTCGGCGGCCTGGTCGCCGCAGCGGCCTACGAGGCCATGCGCGCGGTGACCCATGACGGGCGCCCCGTGCGTTCGCTGGCGATCACCTTCGTCGGGCCGGTGGAGGTGGAAGTGCCGGTGAGCTTCGAGGCCGAGGCGCTGCGCGAGGGCAAGTCGGTGAGCCAGGTGTTCTGCCGCGTGGTGCAGAACGGCCAGGTGGTTGCGCTGGTGCAGGGCAGCTTCGGCGAGGCGCGGACATCCAGCGTCGCGGTGGAGAACCTGCCAGCCCCGTCGTTCAAACAGCCCGAGCACTGCCAGGAACTACCCTACATTCGCAAGGTTATGCCGGCGTTCACCCAGCATATCGCCATGCGCTGGGCGTTGGGGCACATGCCGTTTTCTTCCAGCCGCGAACTGGAAATGGGCGGCTGGATGCGCCTGCGCAGCGACGATGTGCGCGGTGAGCGGATGGACATCGCCCACCTGCTGGCGCTGATCGATGCCTGGCCGCCGGCGACGCTGCCGCACCTGAAGTCGCCGGCGCCATCCAGTTCGCTGACCTGGACCGTCGAATTCATCCAGCCCCAGGCTCAGATGCCGGCCGATGGCTGGTGCCAGTACCGGGCACTCATCGAGCACGCGCGCGACGGCTACGGCCACATCGCTGCCCAGTGCTGGGCGCCGGACGGCAATCTGCTGGCGATCAGCCGGCAGACGGTGACCATCTTCGGCTAG
- a CDS encoding CHAD domain-containing protein — MSSFSDYLVTHLIEEEVALFSASARLSAGSDPEALHDLRIAVRRLRSLLHAVRGMPGIDELEESLADVGRLSGPLRDLEVLLPVLEAEGYEHAAALRRPALLSGYIALLASPQWERLLMRLDGWPQLWRTAQRHGVLDGLHATVRKRLAKQWQRLRAALKDPAHDRHRLRLLIKRVRYSLEMYPKESAVPQSLLAPLKDAQSTLGDWHDYEQWLIRSERELDLMPLQPHWNARHDLAGRLADESLDALQKALR, encoded by the coding sequence GTGTCTTCTTTCAGCGATTACCTGGTGACCCATCTGATCGAGGAGGAAGTTGCGCTGTTCTCCGCCTCTGCCCGTTTGAGTGCCGGTTCCGATCCCGAAGCGCTGCACGATCTGCGCATCGCCGTGCGCCGCTTGCGCAGCCTGCTGCATGCGGTGCGCGGGATGCCGGGCATCGACGAGCTGGAAGAGTCGCTCGCTGACGTGGGGCGCCTGAGCGGTCCGTTGCGCGACCTGGAAGTGCTGCTGCCGGTGCTGGAAGCCGAAGGTTACGAGCACGCCGCGGCGTTGCGTCGTCCGGCGCTGCTGTCGGGTTACATCGCGCTGCTGGCCAGCCCGCAGTGGGAGCGCCTGCTGATGCGCCTGGACGGCTGGCCGCAATTGTGGCGCACGGCACAGCGGCATGGCGTGCTGGACGGTCTGCACGCGACGGTGCGCAAACGTCTGGCAAAGCAATGGCAAAGGCTGCGCGCGGCGTTGAAGGACCCAGCGCATGACCGTCATCGCCTGCGGTTGCTGATCAAGCGCGTGCGCTACTCCCTGGAGATGTACCCGAAGGAATCGGCGGTACCGCAGAGCCTGCTGGCTCCGCTGAAGGATGCGCAGTCCACGCTGGGCGACTGGCACGACTACGAGCAGTGGCTGATCCGCAGCGAGCGCGAGCTGGATCTGATGCCGCTGCAGCCGCACTGGAATGCTCGCCATGACCTCGCCGGGCGCCTGGCCGACGAGAGCCTCGACGCGTTGCAGAAGGCGTTGCGCTGA
- a CDS encoding transglutaminase TgpA family protein, with protein MSAAQGIPRVALTWLLVAQAVVIIPHLGHLPLWIVGLWLGCAWWRVQVFRMRANYPNGVAKLALVAAAGLGVWYSRGSLIGLDAGVVLLIAAFVIKLVELKTRRDAWVLILLGFFAVVTSYLFEDGILAAAFSVLPVMALLAALIGLQQSSFATRPGSTLRLAGALLLQALPLMLLLFVLFPRMGPLWSLPMPSGKSITGLSDSMSPGDMVELSQSTELAFRVGFEGTTPPRAQLYWRALTLENFDGERWTQAVRASGSREPQWQRRGTPLKYQVIMEPSDRRWLFALDVVQNGPGDARLMGDFRLERRDPVQQSYLYSATSWPAALLEPGDSRRAGRLNLGLPLSGNPRARAWARELREHYPQPSELVQAVLRQFREQPYRYTLKPPATGAQRIDGFLFDTRSGFCEHYAGATAFVLRAAGIPARVVTGYQGGEVNPSGNYVLVHQFDAHAWVEYWQAGIGWTRVDPTGAVSPERIEQGLEQAMSAEGSFLADNPFSPLRYRGVGLLNELRLAWDQVNYGWQRWVLGYQGDQQGELFRRWFGGLDSPWVALLLVGGGALLLAGLALWLFKPWRRDRDAQLRSFEHFERLLAPHGLRRDAGEGHRDFARRAMLALPAQAEPIRRYSEAFERQRYAGEAPDPPRLRGHLARLRRALPWRWRRH; from the coding sequence ATGAGCGCCGCCCAGGGTATTCCACGGGTCGCGCTGACCTGGCTGCTGGTGGCCCAGGCGGTGGTGATCATTCCGCACCTGGGGCATCTGCCGCTGTGGATCGTCGGGCTGTGGCTGGGTTGCGCCTGGTGGCGCGTCCAGGTGTTCCGCATGCGCGCCAACTATCCCAACGGCGTTGCCAAGCTGGCGCTGGTGGCCGCTGCCGGGTTGGGCGTGTGGTACTCGCGCGGCTCGCTGATCGGGCTGGATGCCGGCGTGGTGCTGCTGATCGCCGCGTTCGTCATCAAGCTGGTCGAACTCAAGACCCGGCGCGATGCCTGGGTACTGATCCTGCTCGGGTTCTTCGCGGTGGTGACCAGCTACCTGTTCGAGGATGGCATCCTCGCCGCCGCCTTCAGCGTGCTGCCGGTGATGGCGCTGCTGGCGGCGCTGATTGGCCTGCAACAAAGCAGTTTCGCCACGCGCCCCGGTTCCACGCTGCGCCTTGCAGGTGCGCTGCTGTTGCAGGCGCTGCCGCTGATGTTGCTGTTGTTCGTGCTGTTCCCACGCATGGGGCCGCTGTGGTCGCTGCCGATGCCGAGCGGCAAGTCCATCACCGGGCTGAGCGATTCGATGTCGCCCGGCGACATGGTGGAGCTGAGCCAATCCACCGAGCTGGCGTTCCGTGTCGGCTTCGAGGGAACGACTCCGCCGCGCGCCCAGTTGTACTGGCGGGCGCTGACCCTGGAAAACTTCGATGGCGAGCGCTGGACTCAGGCTGTCCGCGCGAGCGGCAGCCGCGAGCCGCAGTGGCAGCGGCGCGGAACGCCGCTGAAGTATCAGGTGATCATGGAGCCGAGCGACCGCCGTTGGCTGTTCGCGCTGGACGTGGTGCAGAACGGGCCGGGCGATGCGCGGCTGATGGGTGACTTCCGCCTGGAACGTCGTGATCCGGTGCAGCAGAGCTATCTCTACAGCGCGACGTCGTGGCCGGCCGCGCTGCTCGAACCGGGTGACAGCCGGCGCGCCGGGCGCCTCAACCTGGGCTTGCCGCTCAGCGGCAATCCGCGCGCGCGGGCCTGGGCCAGGGAGCTGCGTGAGCACTATCCGCAGCCATCGGAGCTGGTGCAGGCCGTACTCCGCCAGTTCCGCGAGCAGCCCTACCGTTACACCCTCAAGCCGCCGGCCACCGGTGCGCAGCGGATCGACGGTTTCCTGTTCGACACTCGCAGCGGCTTCTGCGAGCACTATGCCGGGGCCACGGCGTTCGTCCTGCGGGCGGCGGGGATTCCGGCGCGGGTGGTGACTGGATACCAGGGCGGTGAGGTGAACCCTTCCGGCAATTACGTGCTGGTGCATCAGTTCGATGCCCACGCCTGGGTGGAGTACTGGCAGGCGGGTATCGGCTGGACCCGCGTGGATCCGACCGGCGCGGTGTCGCCTGAGCGCATCGAGCAGGGGCTGGAGCAGGCCATGAGTGCCGAGGGCAGTTTCCTCGCCGACAATCCGTTCTCGCCGCTGCGTTATCGCGGTGTCGGTCTGCTCAATGAGCTGCGCCTGGCCTGGGATCAGGTCAACTATGGTTGGCAGCGCTGGGTGCTGGGCTATCAGGGTGACCAGCAGGGCGAGTTGTTCCGACGCTGGTTCGGCGGCCTCGACAGCCCCTGGGTGGCGCTGTTGCTGGTCGGCGGCGGGGCGTTGCTGCTGGCGGGGCTGGCGCTGTGGTTGTTCAAGCCCTGGCGGCGCGATCGGGATGCCCAGCTACGCAGCTTCGAGCATTTCGAACGTCTGCTCGCGCCTCATGGGTTGCGACGTGACGCGGGCGAGGGGCACCGGGACTTCGCTCGGCGCGCCATGCTCGCACTGCCTGCGCAGGCCGAGCCGATCCGGCGGTATAGCGAGGCTTTCGAGAGGCAGCGCTATGCAGGCGAGGCGCCCGATCCGCCACGCTTGCGCGGGCACCTGGCACGGTTGCGGCGTGCATTGCCCTGGCGCTGGCGACGGCACTGA
- a CDS encoding DUF58 domain-containing protein, producing MLVRVRPLWQSWIARRIPPSTSLQLNQRRIFIIPTRQGAAFGVALALMLLTAINYQNSLAYGLTFLLLSMFIVAILHTYRNLGGLRLTSLGATPVFVGEQVGFRVRLEGEGRARQAIGIGWAQDQLHFADVRADGAEELHLAEPAQRRGWLRPGRLRVESRFPLGLLVAWSWLDLDQAGLVYPRPLASDLPLESGVADDEDEGMRPSGQGVDDFQGLRPYQPGDSRRRLHWKAYSRGQGLLVKDFSALSGRNLWLDFNLLGGDIEGRLSRLCYWVLQLSLRQQPFGLRLPGVQLPVATGDAHRDACLRALALFGGRT from the coding sequence ATGCTGGTCAGGGTCAGGCCGCTGTGGCAGAGCTGGATCGCCAGGCGCATTCCGCCATCGACGTCACTGCAGCTCAACCAGCGGCGCATATTTATCATTCCCACGCGGCAGGGCGCGGCGTTTGGCGTTGCCCTGGCGCTGATGCTGCTCACCGCGATCAACTACCAGAACAGCCTGGCCTACGGGCTGACGTTCCTGCTGTTATCGATGTTCATCGTCGCCATCCTGCATACCTACCGCAACCTGGGTGGCCTGCGCCTCACTTCGCTGGGCGCGACGCCGGTGTTCGTCGGCGAGCAGGTCGGCTTCCGCGTGCGCCTGGAAGGCGAGGGGCGCGCCCGCCAGGCCATCGGCATCGGTTGGGCGCAGGATCAACTGCATTTCGCCGATGTGCGGGCCGACGGCGCCGAGGAGCTGCATCTGGCTGAGCCAGCGCAGCGCAGGGGCTGGCTGCGGCCCGGCCGGCTGCGGGTCGAAAGCCGATTCCCGTTGGGCCTGCTGGTGGCCTGGAGCTGGCTGGACCTGGATCAGGCCGGGCTGGTCTACCCGCGTCCACTGGCCAGCGATCTGCCGCTGGAGAGCGGGGTGGCTGACGATGAAGACGAAGGCATGCGTCCCAGTGGCCAGGGTGTCGATGATTTCCAGGGGCTGCGGCCTTACCAGCCCGGCGACTCGCGTCGACGCCTTCACTGGAAAGCCTACTCGCGAGGGCAGGGCTTGCTGGTGAAGGACTTTTCGGCGTTGTCCGGGCGCAACCTCTGGCTGGACTTCAATCTTCTTGGCGGGGATATCGAGGGGCGCCTGTCGCGCCTGTGCTACTGGGTGCTGCAGCTCTCGCTGCGCCAGCAGCCGTTCGGCCTGCGCCTGCCGGGCGTGCAATTGCCGGTGGCTACGGGCGATGCCCATCGCGACGCCTGCCTGCGCGCGCTCGCGCTATTCGGGGGGCGTACATGA